CCCGTTTAAAGAAAACGCCATTATCCCTTGCCCATTTATCAAGAAGTGAGGTAACCAAGCTATTGATGCTGCTTTTACGCTGATCATCCATACCCTGTGTCAAATCATCATAATTATCAAGAAGAATGATCGCAATTGCCGTCCGCTCATCTTCATATAATTTCTCAATTTCCACCTGCTCCGTCACATCAAAAAAGTAAAGAAGCCTTTCATCACGCTTATGGACCACCTTGAATTTCCGATCGTGGAGCGTAAGCGTCTCAGTCTCGATCTCTTGCTTGATCAACGGCACTATCGAGTCCGCAACATCGTATAGCGATCTTCCTGCCAAAGAGTCTTCGCTAAAACAAGAAGCCAGGAATGGATTGGTCCATTCAATGTAATAATCCTCATTAAAGAGCATGATCCCAATCGGCATTTCCAATAACGCTTCCTCGCCCACCTTCTTTAAACGATAGGATAAAGTCGTTATATACTCTTCTGTCTTTTGTTGCTTTTTTTCTACCATTCTTAATGTTAAATAAAATAAACCAGCAAGAATCAATAGTCCAACAAGTGCAATAACCCAATTATAATAAGCCAGTACGCCCAAAAGTAAAACGACTGCGGCCAGCACCCCATACAACGGGGACTTAATCGAGTATTCTTTCAAATATGATGGCATAGTTTCAGCTCCTAAAAGCATCTGTTTTACAAAAAGTCTTCTATTCCTTTTTCTTGATTGTCTCCCTAAAAGGAAAGCCTAAATCTATTATACCTAAAAATCGAACAGCCGTCGTAATAATCGGAATCGGCAGCAGCAAAGAAAAAACCACGATTAAAACAGGTATGGCCCTAACCCATGACTTAACATGAGCGATATAGAATATCAGGGAATAACCTTGTAATAAAATGAAGAACTGCAGTATGAAAAATAGGTTCGTTATGGCCATATATACAAAACTGTTCTTGTCCGTATTCACAAAAAGAGCCAGAAGCATCGTAATTAAATAATACCATAAAAGGCTTTTCGGGAGTCGCAGATCTCGAAAATGGGGCCATTTTAACGCCTTATCACTGAATCTCTTCACAATGGGATGCGCTGCAAAGAAAATCAATAAAACCATGATGACGGACATCAAGACGAACAAACTTGGCATCAGCGTGTTCATCATATCGAGTGATTCATACATCCGCTTTTTGACTTGTTCCGTCGGTGCCTGTCCAAAAGAATCCATTATGCCGATAGTATTTTCGATGGACCCCTCAACCATGTCCATCGATTCTTCTATGTAATTAATATCCGTTATCAATACTGAAGCCGCATATATTAATAAAATGCCTCCCAGGAAAACTAGGACTGCGCTTATGAACATAGGTGCCATCGGTTTGTCCTTTTTCAAAAAATAGCCGATCGCGATTCCCGTTGCCCCCATGAGCAAGGTCAGCGGAACAGACAATATCGTCCCGATGAGGATCGACAATAACGAGGCTACGAATAAGTAACCAAGGCTCCACGATAACTTTTGTTTGATTGTGACAAGAATGAATGGAATGGGTAAAAAGAAAGTAGTGAAAATACCCAATAGTGGGATTTGAATGGTGATGAACAATAAAATGCAATATAGTGCCAGAAGGGCTCCGCCCTCGGCAATCCGTCTTCCGCTATTCATCTTTATTTCACCCCCTGTTATTATTGATGTCTTATCTCCATCTTTATATTGTATCCGTTACGGCCAGGATATTTCAAACATCACATTCTTTTTTAGGATATGATTATTTTTTCTGAGGAAAACGTCCGGATAACTTCCTAATGAAATAAAAAAAACCGCAATTCAGCGGTTTTCAGGCATGGGTGACAGCTTATAAAAAAGGCACATTGAGGATAACTCCTCAATGTGCCTTTTTATTATTCACCAGATACATATGGTAGTAATGCCATAGTACGTGAGCGTTTAATAGCAATCGTTAATTTACGTTGATATTTAGCGCTTGTACCAGTTACACGACGTGGTAAAATTTTACCGCGTTCTGAGACGAATTTTTTAAGAAGATCTACATCTTTGTAATCAATTTTAGTGATTCCGTTAGATGTGAAATAACAAACCTTTTTACGCTTACCGCGTCCTTTACGTCCACCCATTGCCATGATAAATTTCCCTCCCTGCTTTTTGAATTTTCATTTTAAACGGCTGTTTAAAATGGAAGATCGTCATCTGAAATGTCGATTGTCTTACCGTCATTTGCAAACGGATCGTCATCTACACGAGTGTAGTTGTTATTGCTCCGTTGATTCTGATTAGGATTTTGTCCATACGAATTGTTGTCATTTCCGTTATTATTGCCATAACTTCTTTGACCCCCACCGTAAGAACCGCCTTCATTTCTTTCACCCGCTGAACTGCTTCGTGGTTCAAGGAATTGAACGCTCTCAGCCAGAATCTCCGTCACATATACGCGTTTGCCGTCTTGTCCTTCATAATTACGTGTTTGGACACGTCCATCCACGCCAGCTAAACTGCCCTTTTTCAAGAAGTTAGCTACATTTTCTGCCGGTTTACGCCAAACTACACAGTTAATGAAATCCGCTTCACGTTCACCCTGCTGATTCGTAAAACTACGGTTCACAGCTAAAGTAAAGGTAGCTACGGGAACTCCATTAGGTGTATATCGTAATTCAGGATCTTTAGTTAAGCGTCCTACCAAAACTACGCGATTCATCATCAGAATCAACCCCTAGGTTTCAATCTTGTTTCATATGAAGCAAGATTAGAATTTATATTAAATATCGGATTATTCTTCTTCTCTAGTAGCCATGTGGCGAATAATGTCTTCACTGATTTTAGCAAGACGATCGAATTCTTGAATCGCAGCACTTTCAGCGTTAACTTTAAGAAGCATGTAGTAACCATCGCGGAAATCATTGATTTCATATGCAAGACGGCGTTTACCCCATTCTTTTGCTTCTACTTCCGCACCATTATCAGAAAGGATTGTGTTGAAACGTTCAACTAAAGCTTTTTTAGCTTCTTCCTCAATGTTTGGACGGATGATATACATAATTTCGTATTTTCTCATCACTGTCACCTCCTTTTGGTCTAAGCGGCCCAATTGGGCAAGGAGCAATTATTTATAATTACTCACAAGATAAAATTATAGCATAGTTAAAGAGGCTTTGCAACGAACGGTTCGACTTTTAATTGTAATCTAATGACCGTTGATTTACACTTCAGGCACTCGCTTTCCGCGGGCGGTCCAGGAGCCTCCTCGGCCCTGCTTTGCTGGGGTCTCTTACCTTCCGTTCCAATCAACTCCTTTTGTCGACAAACTGAAAGACCCTACTTATGAACGGTAGGGTCTTTGATTCTTAAACGTTAAAACGGAAATGGATAACATCGCCATCGTTAACGATGTATTCTTTTCCTTCCAAACGAACTTTACCTGCTTCTTTTGCAGCACCATGACTGCCCGCTTCAAGTAGATCGGTATAAGAAACCGTTTCGGCACGGATGAAACCACGTTCGAAGTCCGTGTGAATGACGCCTGCACATTGAGGTGCTTTCATTCCTTTGCGGAATGTCCAAGCACGCACTTCCTGTACACCAGCTGTAAAATATGTTGCCAATCCAAGCAGGTTATAAGAAGCACGGATCAACTGATCAAGACCTGACTCCTCGATGCCAAGTTCAGATAGGAACATTTCCTTTTCTTCACCTTCAAGCTCTGCAATTTCTTCTTCGATTTTGGCACAAATCACGATCACTTCGGCATTTTCCTTAGCGGCATATTCACGAACTTGCTGTACATATTCATTATCGTCAGCATTCGCCACTTCATCTTCGCTCACGTTCGCCACATAAAGCGTCGGCTTCGCTGTAAGTAAATGCATGCCCTTCACGATTTTTTGCTGTTCTTCAGTGAACTCGACGGTACGTGCAGGCTTTTCATCTTCCAATGCTTCTTTTAAAGCTACAAGGATTTCATGTTCTGCCACAGCGGCTTTATCTTTTTGCTTAGCCATTTTTCCGACACGGTCGATGCGTTTGACAACAGATTCCAAATCGGCAAGGATCAATTCAAGGTTGATGACTTCGATATCATCGATTGGATTCACTTTTCCGGAGACATGGGTAATGTTATCGTCTGCAAAACAACGGACGACTTGACAAATTGCATCCACCTGACGGATATGGGAAAGGAATTTATTACCCAATCCTTCTCCTTTACTTGCTCCTTTTACAATCCCGGCGATATCCGTGAATTCAAATGCTGTCGGAACGGTTTTTTTCGGTTTTACCAATTCAGTCAGTTTTTGCAGACGGTGATCTGGCACTTCCACGATCCCGACATTTGGGTCGATCGTACAGAAAGGATAGTTAGCAGATTCCGCACCCGCCTGAGTAATTGCATTAAATAAAGTGGATTTACCTACGTTAGGCAAACCGACTATACCAGCTGTTAAAGCCATTTATATTTCACTCCTTCAAGATGATTCGTACATATGGGAAAAGAACTGATCTTCTTTAAAGACCCTCCAATTACCTAAACCTTTCCCAATTATAGATTTCGCTTCCTAAAAAGACAAGTAAATCATGAGAAACGCAGGACTGCTTTCACTCAAAAAAAAAAGCATGATCACTCATCATGCTTTTGCAGAACTTTTTTCATTTTCTTCGCGAATTCACGTCGAGGCAGCATCACGCTATGGCCGCACCCTTCACATTTTATCCGGATATCCATACCGAGCCGTATAATTCTCCACTTATTCACTCCACAGGGATGCGGTTTCTTCATTTCCACAATATCTTTAAGTGCAAATTCCTTTTCTTCCATAACCATGAGCCCCCTAATTCCTATGACTCGCTGCCATTGTACGTAGATTTAATCCCACTTGAATCAAGCGCAGCACTTATTTCAATTCTTAATATCCTACTGATTTCAATGTGATGCATCGGCTTTGTTTCCGCCTTAATCCGAAAGACGATTTCTTCAGGACTAATTTTTTCAATTCCCAAAAATTCAGGTGTTTTGATCAATGCATCGTATTTGCCTTCCATACTGTTTAAAAGATCAATCAGCACCTTTTCGGCACGCTCGATCGATCCATCGTTAGGTATGGTCACATCAACGACAGCCATACTATTTAAAATGGAATAATTCGTGACCTGAACGATGCTTCCGTTGGGTATGAAGTGCAATTCACCTGCACCGCTTTTAATTTTCGTTGTACGAAGCCCGATTTCAATGACTTCCCCTTCAAAATTATTGATTTTAATATAATCCCCAACCGAGAAATGATCTTCAAAAATAACGAAAAATCCTGTAATTATATCCTTGACCAAACTTTGAGCACCAAAACCAACTGCCAAACCGAGAACACCGGCACCAGCGAGTAATGGCATTACTTCAATTCCGAAAATTTCCAGAATCATTATCAAGGCAATGAAATTGATGACATAGGTAATGATATTTTCGAGCAATTTAATGAGTGTCGCTTCCCTGCGCTCCGATACCCGAATGGGACTCCTTAAACGTGCTTTGAAAAATTTATTCAGAATAGTCTTTCCTATTCTAATAATAATACGCGATAACAATAGAACAAGGAAGATTTTAATAATCCCCTCGCCCATCAGCAGCCATATCTTTTCATCCAATATCTCTTTTGTAACGTTATCATAAATGCGATCCATATTTTCCTCCTGCCTAATGCAATTAACTGCAAAACTTTTATATCGTCTATATGATTTTTCCCATATAGACGGATTCCTCCACCCTTCATGCATTGATATAACCATGATGTAGAGGATTTTCTCTATTTTATCAATAAATAATGGTTTTTGTACAAAAAAAATTTGGGTATATAGGTAAAAGAATTAGAAGTTTTTTCCCAAATATTAAAGTAATTATTTACTAGAAAGTATAAATGAAAGCAATTGGTAGAGGATAACGGCAATTCATATCCCCTTCACCTGTTTGCCTGTTCTACAAAAAATTCCCTCATCCAGGATGTTAAATACCGTATATTTTCCCCTTTTTATCCGTATACTGTAATACCAAATAAAGTAAAGGAGTTGAGCCGATGAATCTGAATTCTAGTCTATTTAATAATAATAAAAATAGATTGAGTCGCATCCTGCATGAAGATACGGATGCATCCAAACAAATTTCCCAGGAATTAATCAACCTCCTACCAACCGGAAAGCTCCAACCAATCGTCATCGTCTGCATAGGCACGGACCGTTCCACAGGCGATTCACTCGGACCACTTGTCGGCACTCTGCTTAGTGAAAAAGCTGAAAACGGTTCTTCTTCATTCCATGTTCATGGTACTCTGGATGACCCTATACATGCGATGAATTTACAGGAAAAATTAAATGAAATCAAAAAAATGCACGCCAATCCCTTTATCGTCGGAATCGATGCTTGCTTAGGGAAAATGAAAAGCGTCGGAATCGTTCAAATTGGCCAGGGACCAGTGAAGCCAGGGGCTGGGGTCAATAAAGATCTTCCTTCCGTCGGAAATGCACATATTACAGGAATCGTGAATGTAAGTGGATTCATGGAGTTCATGGTCTTGCAGAACACACGTCTTAATCTTGTGCTAAAAATGGCCAAAACCATTGCCGAGGGGATTTATGAAGCACAAAATCATTATCCAGTAAAACCTTCCATCACCCCTTTCACATGGTCATTCAAGCAAGAAAAAACCCTATGATCGGTTTTTTCTTATCATAAAAAAGAAGGAAAGGGCCAATCCCCTTCCTTCTTTTTTATACATAATACATGAGAGTAACCAGAATCGCGGTGATCATTATGCCCGGAAGCAGATTTGCCACCCTTATTTTGGTCAGACCGATAATATTCAAACCAATTGCCAAAATCATGACTCCCCCAGTTGCTGTCATTTCCAGTATAAAGGAATCCATTAAAGCTGTTGGGATCATCGTATTGATCTGCCTTGAGAAAATTGCTATGAATCCCTCATAAAGAATGACCGGAAATGCTGAAAAAAGTACACCTATGCCAAGTGTACTGGCGAGGACCAATGCTGTAAAGCCATCGATGATCGCTTTTGTTATCAAAACGTCATGATCATTCCGGATACCGCTATCCAGGGCACCGATGATGGCCATCGCCCCAATGCCAAATATGAGCGTAGCCGTTACAAATCCCTGAGATATCGAAATTCCTTCCTTCGCTTTCATCCTGCGTTCAAGCCAATTGCCTAAAGAATTTAGCCTAGCCTCAAGATTCATCCATTCACCGAGGACAGCCCCTCCGACAATACTTAAAATGACAACAAGGAAATTATCGCTTTTTAAGCCCATCTGCAAACCTAAGACCATGACGGCCAAACCGATACCGCTCATGACCGTTTCTTTTATCTTTTCAGGTATATGTTGTAAAAACCTTCCTAAAATCGAACCGATTAAAATGCAGGCACCATTCACCAAAGCCCCTAATAATACCATCTCATCCACCTAATTTTCTGCATATGTCGTCACGATCTTTTCATAAAGGGGATCTAAGAGGATAGGTTCTCTTGATCGATCAAGTTCAAAATTCTCTCTAAATCTTCCTTTGAAAAGAATTCTATTTCTATTTTTCCTTTTTTCTTGCTTTGTTTTATCGTTACGCTCGTTCCTAGTCTTTCACGCAGACTTGTCTCCCGTTGCTTTATGAAGATATCTTTTTTTTCTTGTTTCTTAGGTTTAGTTTCACGTGAAACGGTATCATTCAATTGATGAATATATTGCTCTAGCTGTCTGACATTCATTCCTTCTTTGAGGATTTTATCCGCTACCGGCTTAAGCATCTCTTTTTTCTTTAAACCTAGCAATGCCCGGCCATGCCCCATGGAAATTTCCCCGTCGGAGATATATCTCCTAATCCCTTCAGGCAAAGATAGCAATCTAACATGGTTTGCGATATGGGGACGGCTTTTACCCAGCCGATTGGCTAACTGCTCCTGGGTGAATTCCAATTTTTCCAGAAGCGTTTGATAAGCGACAGCCTCCTCGATTGGATTCAAATCTTCCCTTTGCAGGTTTTCCAAAATCGCCAGTTCCATCATCTGCTGTTCGCTCAATTTCCTCACAACGACCGGAACTGTCTTTAAACCAGCTTCCTCGGCAGCACGATAACGCCTTTCCCCAGCAACGATTTCATATCCCTTAATGCTTTCCCGGGCAATAATCGGCTGTAATATCCCATGTTCCATGATGGATTGCTTTAATTCCTCTATAGCTTCAAGCCGAAAGCTCTTTCGGGGCTGATAAGGATTTGGCCTTAATTCCCTTAATTTGATTTCTCGCACGATTTCATCTTTACTGATTTCCCCACTATTGAAAAGTGCGTTAAGTCCTTTGCCAAGTCCTTTAGCCATTTGATACCACTTCCTTTGCCAGTTCTAAATAGACCTCCGCCCCTCGTGACTTTGGATCATATATAATTATCGGTTCTCCATGGCTCGGTGCTTCACTCAAACGGACATTGCGGGGAATGATGGTTTGATAGACTTTATCCTGAAAGTATTTTTTGACCTCTTCTATGACCTGGAGACCTAGATTCGTTCTTGCATCCAACATCGTCAATAGCACACCCTCGATTTTCAAATCATGGTTCAAATGCTTTTGGACGAGGCGGACCGTGTTCAATAGTTGACTCAAACCCTCCAATGCATAGTATTCACATTGTACCGGAATCAAAACTGCATCGGCGGCCGTTAAGGCATTAAGCGTAAGCAAACCCAATGATGGAGGGCAGTCAATCACAATGTAATCATATTGGCCCTGCACCTCTTCTAATGCCCTTTTTAACCGGACTTCCCTAGAGATGGTTGGGACAAGTTCAATTTCTGCACCTGCCAGTTGAATTGTCGCAGGTATGGCATATAGGTTTTCTACCTTTGTTTCCATGACGACGGTACTGGCCTCGATATCATCAACCAATACATCATAAATACATTGTTCCACATCTGCTTTGTCAATACCTGCACCGCTTGTCGCATTTCCCTGCGGGTCAATATCGACCATTAAGACTTTCTGTCCTATGTAAGCAAGACAAGCACTTAGGCTGACAGAAGTTGTCGTTTTTCCAACACCGCCCTTTTGATTGGCAATGGCGAGAATCTTACCCACGAATTCACCCGCTTTCAACTATCTTCATCACGCTTTTATCTATTGATTTTTACCGTAAATCCATTTATTTCTTTCTATTTTATCATGAATGTTACTGGAAGAAATCGTTTTCTGAAATTCCTCTTAAATTTGAAATATATCTAAAAGCATTAAAAATCCGGGAAAAGTGGAATGTTTTTTTTTGTGGAAATACCAGTTTTGATCGAAAATAAAAAAAGCTTGGCAATCGGAGACTACCAAGCGGGTAAGGATAGGGAATCAAGTTTTTTTCTTGGGTATTTTAATCGTGAACTGATAATACTCCTCGAATTCTTCTTCCTCTGCATCCAAATTTATTCCATTGTCTGTAACCATATTGAGTGATTGGCGTATGGTATTCACGGCAATCCTCATGTCTTTACTAAACGCTTTTCGCTTAGGTTTCGGCTTCTGCACAGTACCCGTCAAGAGCTTGACGACCTGCTCTTCGGTCTGTTTGACGTTTAACCCTTTTTCGATGATTTCCAAAAGCAGTTTAAGCTGCTTTTCAGGACTCTTCAACGGTATCAACGAGCGGGCATGGCGTTCCGTAATTTGCTTTTGAAGAAGTGCATCCTGAACCTCCTGGGGCAGCTTAAGCAGCCGTAGCTTATTCGCCACGGTAGATTGTCCTATTCCCAGTCTTTGTGCCAAAGCTTCTTGTGTTAAACTATGCAGCTCCAATAGTTTTCCATAAGCCAAAGCTTCTTCAATCGGTGTCAGTTCTTCACGCTGAAGGTTTTCTATCAGCGCAACGGAAGCCGTTTCTGTATCGGTGAAATCTTTGATTATTGCGGGTGCCAATTCCCAGCCAAGCTTTTGCATGGCCCGAAAACGACGCTCACCTGCAATGATTTCATACTTTCCCTGACCATAAGTCCTTACTACAATTGGTTGAATGATCCCATGTGTATGGATCGTTTGGGCCAATTCGGCAATTTTATCGTCATTAAAAACGGTCCTTGGTTGAAATCGATTAGGCACAATATCAGAAATGGAAATTTTTCTTATCTCTTCATTATTATTGCTAGGTGTCTCCATCTCTAGTTGCTCTTCTTCTTTTTCGCCAAACCCAAAGAACCGCGAAAAAGGATGCTTCATCTTCCTACACCACCTTTTAAAACTCCCAAATAACATATTCTCTATTTAAAGGACAAGTCCTGCATACATTTCCCGACATGGTTATACATATGGCCCTACACTGTAAAAAACATGTCGACTGGCACCATCAAGGCAATAATTTAGGAATGGACGGCCAGTCATGAAAAATATCGGCAGGCTTGCCCAAAATTATTTCCCTGAATCAGCCAGCATAGGGCACAAGTTTAGAGTGAAAATAATAAGGTCATACATTTATAGTAAAAGAAAATAAGGGCAAGTACCAGCCATATATATCTGAATCATCTACGCTTACTATGAAAACTTACTCATCCTACAGAGGTTATTCAATAGGCTGCTTATTCGGTGTCCCTGGTTTTCTCGGGTATTTTTTAGGAGTCTTCTTCACTTTTTTTACAGTAATGATGTTTCTTTCACTATTTTCTTCTGGCAATGTGAAAGGATGAATTTCTTCAATTTTTCCGCCTAACGTAAAAATGGCCTTCTTCCCAGTATCCATTTCATCTTGTGCACTTGCCGCTTTCATGGCAATGAATGTCCCATCCAGTTTAACGAGCGGCAAACATAGTTCACTTAAAACGGACATCCTGGCTACTGCCCTTGCCATGACAATATCATAGGATTCGCGGTTCTCCTGTTTTTGGGCGAAGGTTTCCGCCCGGTCATGATAGAAGGAAACTCCCTTTAATTGCAAGGAATCCGCAAGGTGATTCAAAAAAGAAATTCGCTTATTCAAAGAATCCACAATCGAGACGTGGATATCAGGGAAACAAATCTTCAATGGAATACTCGGAAATCCAGCTCCAGCCCCAACATCGCAAATTCGATATGATTTGTTAAAGTCAAAATAGAAGGCTGCACTGATTGAATCATAAAAATGCTTAAGATAGACTTCTTCTTTATCAGTGATGGCTGTTAAGTTCATCTTTTCGTTCCATTCCACCAATAATCGATAATAAGTGTCAAACTGATCAAGCTGTTGAGGAGAAAGCTCGATCCCTTTCTCCAGCAGTGCTTGTTGGAACTGTTCAATATTCATGTCTTTTCAATCCTTTTCGGGTATTTCCATTACTGAGATACTCTGGCAATCTTTCCTTGTTCCAAATAAACAAGCAAAATGGAAACATCAGCGGGATTCACACCGGAAATTCTTGAAGCCTGAGCTACTGATAGCGGGTGGACCTGCTTTAATTTTTGACGTGCTTCCGTTGCAAGTCCAGAAATTGCATCATAATCGATATTCTCTGGAATCTTTTTATTCTCCATTTTTTTCAGGCGATCGACCTGTTGCAAGGATTTTTCGATATATCCTTCATACTTGATCTGGATTTCGACCTGTTCCGTCACATCATCGCTCAGTTCGTCATCACTTGGCGCCAACTTCTGAATATGGGAATAATCCATTTCAGGCCGTTTCAATAAATCGGAGGCCCGGATTCCATCCTTTAACTCACTGCCGCCACTTGCAGTAATGATTTCTTGTACCTCTTTGGTCGGTTTGATGAAGTTTGATTTCAGTCGTTCCTTTTCCATTTCAACCGCTTCCTTTTTCATAAGGAATCGATTGTAGCGTTCTTCTTTGATCATTCCGATATTGAATCCAATTTCCGTTAAGCGTAAATCGGCATTATCATGACGCAATAATAAACGATATTCTGCACGTGAAGTCAGCAATCGGTATGGTTCATTCGTGCCTTTCGTTACAAGGTCATCAATGAGAACACCAATATAGGCATCCGAACGGCTTAATATCAGTTCTTCTTTACCCAGTGCATTCAATCCTGCATTAATACCGGCCATCAATCCTTGTCCTGCCGCTTCCTCGTAGCCGGATGTCCCGTTAATTTGGCCAGCAGTATAAAGATTTTTGATTTTCTTCGTTTCAAGTGTAGGCCATAGCTGTGTAGGAACGATAGCATCATATTCAATTGCATATCCTGCGCGCATCATTTCCGCCTTTTCAAGTCCTGGAATTGTTTGCAGGATTTTCACTTGCACATCCTCAGGCAGACTTGTAGATAAACCTTGCACATAAACTTCCTTTGTATTGCGGCCCTCAGGTTCCAGGAATATTTGATGCCTTGGTTTATCATTAAAACGGACGACTTTATCTTCAATCGATGGACAATAACGCGGACCGGTTCCTTTAATCATTCCCGAATACATTGGTGAACGATGTAGATTCTCATCAATGAGCTGGTGTGTCCCCTCATTCGTGTACGTTAACCAGCATGGCAATTGATCCGTTATGAACTTTGTCGTTTCATAAGAAAATGCACGCGGCACTTCATCGCCAGGCTGAATTTCCGTCTTGCTGTAATCTATGGAAGAGCTATTCACGCGTGGCGGTGTTCCTGTTTTAAAACGGACCAAATCAAATCCTAACTGCTCTAAATGTTCAGAAAGCCTGATGGAAGGCTGCTGATTATTAGGGCCGCTTGAATATTTCAGTTCCCCTAAAATGATTTCGCCGCGTAAATATGTTCCAGTCGTGATTACGA
This sequence is a window from Brevibacillus sp. JNUCC-41. Protein-coding genes within it:
- the noc gene encoding nucleoid occlusion protein, which codes for MKHPFSRFFGFGEKEEEQLEMETPSNNNEEIRKISISDIVPNRFQPRTVFNDDKIAELAQTIHTHGIIQPIVVRTYGQGKYEIIAGERRFRAMQKLGWELAPAIIKDFTDTETASVALIENLQREELTPIEEALAYGKLLELHSLTQEALAQRLGIGQSTVANKLRLLKLPQEVQDALLQKQITERHARSLIPLKSPEKQLKLLLEIIEKGLNVKQTEEQVVKLLTGTVQKPKPKRKAFSKDMRIAVNTIRQSLNMVTDNGINLDAEEEEFEEYYQFTIKIPKKKT
- the rsmG gene encoding 16S rRNA (guanine(527)-N(7))-methyltransferase RsmG, which gives rise to MNIEQFQQALLEKGIELSPQQLDQFDTYYRLLVEWNEKMNLTAITDKEEVYLKHFYDSISAAFYFDFNKSYRICDVGAGAGFPSIPLKICFPDIHVSIVDSLNKRISFLNHLADSLQLKGVSFYHDRAETFAQKQENRESYDIVMARAVARMSVLSELCLPLVKLDGTFIAMKAASAQDEMDTGKKAIFTLGGKIEEIHPFTLPEENSERNIITVKKVKKTPKKYPRKPGTPNKQPIE
- the mnmG gene encoding tRNA uridine-5-carboxymethylaminomethyl(34) synthesis enzyme MnmG, with amino-acid sequence MQYEAGSYDVIVIGAGHAGSEAGLAAARVGAKTLMITINLDMVAFMPCNPSVGGPAKGIVVREIDALGGEMGKNIDKTHIQMRMLNTAKGPAVRALRAQADKFLYQQEMKKTIEDQENLTLIQGMVEELIVENNVCTGVITKTGAVYRAKTVVITTGTYLRGEIILGELKYSSGPNNQQPSIRLSEHLEQLGFDLVRFKTGTPPRVNSSSIDYSKTEIQPGDEVPRAFSYETTKFITDQLPCWLTYTNEGTHQLIDENLHRSPMYSGMIKGTGPRYCPSIEDKVVRFNDKPRHQIFLEPEGRNTKEVYVQGLSTSLPEDVQVKILQTIPGLEKAEMMRAGYAIEYDAIVPTQLWPTLETKKIKNLYTAGQINGTSGYEEAAGQGLMAGINAGLNALGKEELILSRSDAYIGVLIDDLVTKGTNEPYRLLTSRAEYRLLLRHDNADLRLTEIGFNIGMIKEERYNRFLMKKEAVEMEKERLKSNFIKPTKEVQEIITASGGSELKDGIRASDLLKRPEMDYSHIQKLAPSDDELSDDVTEQVEIQIKYEGYIEKSLQQVDRLKKMENKKIPENIDYDAISGLATEARQKLKQVHPLSVAQASRISGVNPADVSILLVYLEQGKIARVSQ